The following nucleotide sequence is from Bacillus alveayuensis.
TACCAAAGGATCAAGTTGAAATAGAAGTAAATAATTATTCTCTAACCGTTATCCGTTCAGGTAGTGCTGAGTTTAATTTAAATGGTTTAGATGCCGAAGAATATCCGCGACTACCAGAAATTGAGGAACAAAATGTCTTTAAAATATCAACAGATTTATTGAAAGCAATGATTCGTCAAACTGTTTTTGCTGTTTCTACTTCCGAAACACGCCCCATTTTAACAGGGGTGAATTGGCGTTTAGAAAACGGCGAGCTTACTTCGATCGCGACAGACAGCCATCGATTGGCGCTTAGAAAAGCCAAAGTAGAAACTGATACAAATGACTCATATAATGTTGTCATTCCAGGTAAGAGCTTGAATGAATTAAGCAAAATTTTAGATGACAATGATGAGTTAGTTGAAATTGTTATTACGGAAAACCAAATATTATTTAAAACGAAAAATCTTCTCTTCTTCTCTCGATTATTAGATGGGAATTATCCAGATACGAGTAGACTAATACCAACAGAAAGCAAAACTGACCTTATTGTCAACACGAAGGAGTTTTTACAAGCAATTGACCGCGCCTCACTATTAGCAAGAGAAGGGCGGAATAATGTTGTGAAATTTGCTATAGTCGGAGAAAACTCTGTTGAAATATCTTCTAATTCACCTGAAATTGGAAAGGTAGTAGAAGAAATTGAGACAAAAGAAATTCAAGGAGAGGAATTAAAAATTTCATTTAGTGCCAAATATATGATGGATGCCTTGAAAGCGTTAGAAGGTCAAG
It contains:
- a CDS encoding DNA polymerase-3 subunit beta (product_source=KO:K02338; cath_funfam=3.10.150.10; cog=COG0592; ko=KO:K02338; pfam=PF00712,PF02767,PF02768; smart=SM00480; superfamily=55979; tigrfam=TIGR00663), whose translation is MKFVIQKDKLVQSVQDVMKAVSSRTTIPILTGIKIVATEEGITLTGSDSDISIESFIPVEEDGKQYAEIFQTGSIVLQARFFSEIVKKLPKDQVEIEVNNYSLTVIRSGSAEFNLNGLDAEEYPRLPEIEEQNVFKISTDLLKAMIRQTVFAVSTSETRPILTGVNWRLENGELTSIATDSHRLALRKAKVETDTNDSYNVVIPGKSLNELSKILDDNDELVEIVITENQILFKTKNLLFFSRLLDGNYPDTSRLIPTESKTDLIVNTKEFLQAIDRASLLAREGRNNVVKFAIVGENSVEISSNSPEIGKVVEEIETKEIQGEELKISFSAKYMMDALKALEGQEIRISFTGAMRPFLIRIPDDDTILQLILPVRTY